The following coding sequences lie in one Arabidopsis thaliana chromosome 3, partial sequence genomic window:
- a CDS encoding Phospholipid/glycerol acyltransferase family protein (Phospholipid/glycerol acyltransferase family protein; FUNCTIONS IN: acyltransferase activity; INVOLVED IN: metabolic process; EXPRESSED IN: 20 plant structures; EXPRESSED DURING: 12 growth stages; CONTAINS InterPro DOMAIN/s: Phospholipid/glycerol acyltransferase (InterPro:IPR002123), Tafazzin (InterPro:IPR000872); BEST Arabidopsis thaliana protein match is: Phospholipid/glycerol acyltransferase family protein (TAIR:AT1G78690.1); Has 2893 Blast hits to 2889 proteins in 878 species: Archae - 0; Bacteria - 2016; Metazoa - 247; Fungi - 124; Plants - 99; Viruses - 0; Other Eukaryotes - 407 (source: NCBI BLink).), producing the protein MGIHFVDKADLWKSALLFNLKLRDRFRIAVDDHRGRATVFSPDGCFSSTIHRWVTRFRNFRRESLPSPPAFYRRRVSKDLTAEEESALFRMLQTVAVPLIGNACHVFMNGFNRVQVYGLEKLHDALLNRPKNKPLVTVSNHVASVDDPFVIASLLPPKFLLDARNLRWTLCATDRCFKNPVTSAFSRSVKVLPISRGEGIYQQGMDIAISKLNNGGWVHIFPEGSRSRDGGKTMGSAKRGIGRLILDADTLPMVVPFVHTGMQDIMPVGASVPRIGKTVTVIIGDPIHFNDILSTEGAQHVSRKHLYDAVSSRIGQRLYDLKAQVDRVYIEQQSMMSHNAKTPSDRAAEIFHRVDWDSFGMGAQFSEESSPSSKPIGQSDDRIVRSPKRRVSPEGGVSLKIKKLMDSTEMMGFAARGLLMNEYKSRVESANVGRPLKAWREYFMNRGL; encoded by the exons ATGGGAATTCATTTTGTTGACAAGGCAGATCTATGGAAGAGTGCACTGTTGTTCAATCTTAAACTTCGTGATCGATTTCGAATCGCCGTCGATGATCACCGTGGTCGAGCTACGGTTTTCTCACCGGATGGTTGCTTCTCTTCCACTATCCACCGCTGGGTGACTCGATTCCGGAACTTTCGCCGGGAGTCTCTCCCTTCTCCACCGGCTTTTTATCGCAGACGAG TTTCTAAGGACTTAACGGCAGAAGAAGAGTCTGCTCTTTTCCGGATGCTACAAACTGTGGCTGTTCCCCTTATTGGAAATGCTTGTCATGTTTTCATGAATGGTTTTAACCGTGTTCAG GTATATGGTTTAGAGAAATTGCATGATGCTTTACTCAACAGACCAAAGAACAAGCCTCTTGTAACG GTGAGCAATCATGTTGCATCTGTGGATGATCCATTTGTCATTGCTTCATTACTTCCACCTAAATTTCTACTTGATGCCCGTAATTTGAGGTGGACGCTCTGTGCTACAGATAGATGCTTTAAAAACCCTGTAACTTCAGCTTTCTCTCGATCTGTCAAAGTTTTGCCAATTTCTCGTGGTGAAGGAATTTATCAGCAG GGAATGGACATTGCGATTTCGAAATTGAACAACGGAGGGTGGGTTCACATCTTTCCAGAAGGCAGTCGCTCCCGGGATGGTGGAAAGACTATGGGCTCAGCGAAGAGGGGTATCGGAAG gtTGATTTTGGACGCAGATACTCTCCCTATGGTTGTTCCTTTTGTGCATACTGGTATGCAGGATATAATGCCAGTTGGAGCTAGTGTTCCACGGATTGGCAAGACA GTGACAGTGATCATTGGAGACCCTATTCATTTTAATGACATTCTCAGCACTGAAGGAGCCCAACACGTCTCAAGGAAACACCTGTATGACGCCGTTTCGTCCAGAATTGGACAAAGACTGTACGATTTAAAAGCACAAGTTGATAGAGTATATATAGAACAACAATCTATGATGTCACACAATGCCAAAACACCCTCGGACCGTGCTGCTGAGATCTTTCATAGAGTCGATTGGGACTCATTTGGGATGGGAGCACAATTTTCAGAAGAATCATCACCCAGTAGTAAACCGATTGGCCAAAGCGATGATCGCATTGTCAGATCTCCCAAAAGGAGAGTCTCACCCGAAGGAGGGGTCAGCTTGAAGATTAAGAAGCTCATGGACTCAACCGAGATGATGGGGTTTGCGGCTAGAGGGTTACTAATGAACGAGTACAAGAGTCGGGTTGAATCTGCCAATGTTGGTAGGCCTTTAAAGGCTTGGAGAGAGTATTTTATGAACCGTGGATTATAA
- a CDS encoding Phospholipid/glycerol acyltransferase family protein (Phospholipid/glycerol acyltransferase family protein; FUNCTIONS IN: acyltransferase activity; INVOLVED IN: metabolic process; EXPRESSED IN: 20 plant structures; EXPRESSED DURING: 12 growth stages; CONTAINS InterPro DOMAIN/s: Phospholipid/glycerol acyltransferase (InterPro:IPR002123), Tafazzin (InterPro:IPR000872); BEST Arabidopsis thaliana protein match is: Phospholipid/glycerol acyltransferase family protein (TAIR:AT1G78690.1); Has 35333 Blast hits to 34131 proteins in 2444 species: Archae - 798; Bacteria - 22429; Metazoa - 974; Fungi - 991; Plants - 531; Viruses - 0; Other Eukaryotes - 9610 (source: NCBI BLink).), giving the protein MLQTVAVPLIGNACHVFMNGFNRVQVYGLEKLHDALLNRPKNKPLVTVSNHVASVDDPFVIASLLPPKFLLDARNLRWTLCATDRCFKNPVTSAFSRSVKVLPISRGEGIYQQGMDIAISKLNNGGWVHIFPEGSRSRDGGKTMGSAKRGIGRLILDADTLPMVVPFVHTGMQDIMPVGASVPRIGKTVTVIIGDPIHFNDILSTEGAQHVSRKHLYDAVSSRIGQRLYDLKAQVDRVYIEQQSMMSHNAKTPSDRAAEIFHRVDWDSFGMGAQFSEESSPSSKPIGQSDDRIVRSPKRRVSPEGGVSLKIKKLMDSTEMMGFAARGLLMNEYKSRVESANVGRPLKAWREYFMNRGL; this is encoded by the exons ATGCTACAAACTGTGGCTGTTCCCCTTATTGGAAATGCTTGTCATGTTTTCATGAATGGTTTTAACCGTGTTCAG GTATATGGTTTAGAGAAATTGCATGATGCTTTACTCAACAGACCAAAGAACAAGCCTCTTGTAACG GTGAGCAATCATGTTGCATCTGTGGATGATCCATTTGTCATTGCTTCATTACTTCCACCTAAATTTCTACTTGATGCCCGTAATTTGAGGTGGACGCTCTGTGCTACAGATAGATGCTTTAAAAACCCTGTAACTTCAGCTTTCTCTCGATCTGTCAAAGTTTTGCCAATTTCTCGTGGTGAAGGAATTTATCAGCAG GGAATGGACATTGCGATTTCGAAATTGAACAACGGAGGGTGGGTTCACATCTTTCCAGAAGGCAGTCGCTCCCGGGATGGTGGAAAGACTATGGGCTCAGCGAAGAGGGGTATCGGAAG gtTGATTTTGGACGCAGATACTCTCCCTATGGTTGTTCCTTTTGTGCATACTGGTATGCAGGATATAATGCCAGTTGGAGCTAGTGTTCCACGGATTGGCAAGACA GTGACAGTGATCATTGGAGACCCTATTCATTTTAATGACATTCTCAGCACTGAAGGAGCCCAACACGTCTCAAGGAAACACCTGTATGACGCCGTTTCGTCCAGAATTGGACAAAGACTGTACGATTTAAAAGCACAAGTTGATAGAGTATATATAGAACAACAATCTATGATGTCACACAATGCCAAAACACCCTCGGACCGTGCTGCTGAGATCTTTCATAGAGTCGATTGGGACTCATTTGGGATGGGAGCACAATTTTCAGAAGAATCATCACCCAGTAGTAAACCGATTGGCCAAAGCGATGATCGCATTGTCAGATCTCCCAAAAGGAGAGTCTCACCCGAAGGAGGGGTCAGCTTGAAGATTAAGAAGCTCATGGACTCAACCGAGATGATGGGGTTTGCGGCTAGAGGGTTACTAATGAACGAGTACAAGAGTCGGGTTGAATCTGCCAATGTTGGTAGGCCTTTAAAGGCTTGGAGAGAGTATTTTATGAACCGTGGATTATAA
- the RALFL22 gene encoding ralf-like 22 (ralf-like 22 (RALFL22); CONTAINS InterPro DOMAIN/s: Rapid ALkalinization Factor (InterPro:IPR008801); BEST Arabidopsis thaliana protein match is: ralf-like 33 (TAIR:AT4G15800.1); Has 266 Blast hits to 266 proteins in 20 species: Archae - 0; Bacteria - 0; Metazoa - 0; Fungi - 2; Plants - 264; Viruses - 0; Other Eukaryotes - 0 (source: NCBI BLink).) gives MTNTRAIYAVIAILAIVISAVESTGDFGDSLDFVRAGSSSLFSGCTGSIAECIAEEEEMEFDSDISRRILAQKKYISYGAMRRNSVPCSRRGASYYNCQRGAQANPYSRGCSTITRCRR, from the coding sequence ATGACGAACACTCGCGCGATCTACGCCGTCATCGCGATCCTGGCGATAGTAATCTCAGCCGTGGAATCAACCGGAGACTTCGGAGATTCGCTAGATTTCGTGAGAGCCGGATCTTCATCGCTCTTCTCTGGATGCACAGGATCGATCGCAGAGTGTATagcggaagaagaagagatggagTTCGATTCAGACATAAGCCGGCGTATATTAGCACAGAAGAAGTACATTAGCTACGGTGCTATGAGGAGGAACAGTGTGCCTTGTTCACGGCGTGGTGCGTCGTACTACAACTGCCAGCGTGGAGCTCAGGCGAATCCTTACAGCCGTGGATGCAGCACCATCACTAGGTGCAGgcgttga
- a CDS encoding Rubber elongation factor protein (REF) (Rubber elongation factor protein (REF); INVOLVED IN: biological_process unknown; LOCATED IN: vacuole; EXPRESSED IN: 24 plant structures; EXPRESSED DURING: 15 growth stages; CONTAINS InterPro DOMAIN/s: Rubber elongation factor (InterPro:IPR008802); BEST Arabidopsis thaliana protein match is: Rubber elongation factor protein (REF) (TAIR:AT2G47780.1); Has 129 Blast hits to 129 proteins in 22 species: Archae - 0; Bacteria - 0; Metazoa - 0; Fungi - 0; Plants - 129; Viruses - 0; Other Eukaryotes - 0 (source: NCBI BLink).), with product MATQTDLAQPKLDMTKEEKERLKYLQFVQAAAVEALLRFALIYAKAKDKSGPLKPGVESVEGAVKTVVGPVYEKYHDVPVEVLKYMDQKVDMSVTELDRRVPPVVKQVSAQAISAAQIAPIVARALASEVRRAGVVETASGMAKSVYSKYEPAAKELYANYEPKAEQCAVSAWKKLNQLPLFPRLAQVAVPTAAFCSEKYNDTVVKAAEKGYRVTSYMPLVPTERISKIFAEEKAETEPLEFHPLD from the exons ATGGCTACTCAAACGGATCTCGCTCAGCCCAAGCTTGATATG ACCaaggaggagaaagagaggttGAAGTATTTGCAATTCGTGCAAGCTGCTGCTGTGGAAGCTCTGCTTCGCTTTGCTCTTATTTACGCTAAGGCAAAGGACAAGTCTGGTCCTTTGAAACCTGGTGTTGAATCTGTTGAAGGAGCTGTCAAGACTGTCGTTGGTCCTGTCTACGAGAAATACCACGACGTCCCTGTTGAGGTCCTTAAATACATGGACCAGAAG GTTGATATGTCTGTGACTGAGCTTGACCGTCGTGTCCCACCAGTCGTCAAGCAAGTGTCTGCCCAAGCCATCTCCGCTGCTCAGATAGCACCCATTGTGGCACGTGCGTTGGCCTCTGAGGTTCGACGTGCTGGTGTTGTTGAAACCGCTTCTGGAATGGCTAAATCCGTCTACTCCAAGTACGAGCCTGCTGCTAAGGAGTTGTATGCAAACTATGAGCCAAAAGCAGAGCAGTGTGCCGTTTCAGCTTGGAAGAAGCTTAACCAGCTTCCTCTATTCCCAAGGCTGGCTCAAGTTGCTGTACCAACAGCTGCTTTCTGCTCTGAGAAGTACAATGATACTGTGGTTAAGGCTGCAGAGAAAGGGTACAGAGTCACATCGTACATGCCATTGGTTCCAACAGAGAGGATCTCAAAAATCTTCGCTGAGGAGAAAGCTGAGACCGAGCCTTTGGAGTTCCATCCACTTGATTGA
- the RAD9 gene encoding cell cycle checkpoint control protein family (RAD9; CONTAINS InterPro DOMAIN/s: Rad9 (InterPro:IPR007268), Cell cycle checkpoint, RAD9 (InterPro:IPR016552).) — translation MELSISGNALKTLSRSIICLARVGNELVVQASPTQLALHTLNASRSAYQCITFQSSFFDVYTVSGPQAHFSVLLKAVCSVLRTPLASIDHMSVQLPDHDASKVKWTLQCYSAVLCKNLDVACFRPVHNSMKKTYWITCNVEPDIQHLSLDRGRFPSTLVMHPRNLSKLLGNFQSSLQEITIIATDQTSFPSDAASEIGGKAVEFRSYVDPTKDGDSLLHTQLWIDPSEEFLQYTHAGDPVDITFSLKELKAFLAFCEGCEADIHLFFEKAGEPILMAPKFGLGDGSSSSFDATLVLATMLVSQLQEGIPAEPPEAANSTGGHAAEQVGSRPQERSRQNASEHPSDHTRVWSELSGTATKSVNGTEDRPQAQGQPDLDIHRIRNMEISKGGPVGDTAPAAPPKSQRPTQIDHAEGSRVRVQNQSFSQHHPSNWVDANEEEEDDDEGVEATPPHNEDY, via the exons atggagTTGAGTATCAGTGGCAATGCGCTCAAGACCTTGTCTAGGTCTATAATCTGCCTCGCACGCGTCGGTAACGAGCTCGTTGTCCAAGCTTCGCCGACACAG CTGGCATTGCACACTTTGAATGCTTCACGTTCTGCCTATCAGTGTATCACATTTCAGTCAAGTTTCTTTGATGTATATACTGTTTCTGGTCCTCAAGCTCATTTCAGTGTACTTTTGAAG GCTGTTTGTTCTGTTCTTAGAACCCCTCTCGCGAGCATTGATCATATGAGTGTGCAGTTGCCAGATCATGATGCATCTAAGGTCAAATGGACTTTGCAGTGTTACAGTG CCGTCCTGTGTAAAAACCTGGATGTGGCATGTTTCAGACCTGTTCATAATA GtatgaagaaaacatattgGATTACTTGCAATGTGGAACCAGATATACAGCATCTGTCCCTTGATAGGGGTAGATTTCCTAGTACCTTAGTCATGCATCCTCGAAATCTGAGCAAGTTGCTTGGAAACTTCCAGTCATCCCTCCAAGAGATTACAATTATTGCTACAGACCAAACTTCTTTCCCCTCTGATGCTGCAAGTGAAATAGGTGGAAAAGCTGTTGAGTTTCGGAGCTATGTGGATCCTACCAAAG ATGGTGACTCTTTGTTACATACACAGCTATGGATTGATCCATCAGAAGAATTTTTGCAGTATACTCACGCAGGTGATCCAGTTGACATCACATTTTCCTTGAAGGAACTAAAG GCATTTCTTGCATTCTGCGAGGGCTGTGAAGCCgatattcatctttttttcgAAAAAGCTGGCGA ACCAATACTGATGGCTCCAAAATTCGGTTTGGGTGATGGGTCAAGCTCCAGTTTTGATGCAACACTCGTTCTTGCGACAATGCTTGTGTCTCAACTTCAGGAAGGGATTCCGGCAGAACCTCCTGAAGCAGCAAACTCCACAGGTGGCCATGCTGCCGAGCAAGTAGGATCACGGCCTCAAGAACGGTCTAGGCAAAATGCCTCTGAGCACCCATCTGATCACACACGAGTATGGTCTGAACTTTCAG GAACTGCCACTAAGAGCGTGAACGGTACTGAGGATAGGCCACAGGCTCAGGGACAACCAGACTTGGATATCCATAGAATTAGGAATATGGAAATATCAAAAGGCGGGCCAGTTGGAGATACTGCTCCTGCAGCTCCTCCTAAGTC CCAACGTCCCACACAGATAGATCATGCTGAAGGATCCCGAG TACGGGTACAGAACCAAAGTTTCTCCCAGCACCATCCTAGTAATTGGGTGGATGcaaatgaggaagaagaagatgacgacgAAGGTGTCGAGGCGACACCACCTCACAATGAAGATTATTAA
- a CDS encoding Rubber elongation factor protein (REF): MIFCGLINLQVCFALLQVDMSVTELDRRVPPVVKQVSAQAISAAQIAPIVARALASEVRRAGVVETASGMAKSVYSKYEPAAKELYANYEPKAEQCAVSAWKKLNQLPLFPRLAQVAVPTAAFCSEKYNDTVVKAAEKGYRVTSYMPLVPTERISKIFAEEKAETEPLEFHPLD, encoded by the exons atgatattttGTGGGCTAATTAATTTGC AAGTTTGTTTTGCGTTGTTGCAGGTTGATATGTCTGTGACTGAGCTTGACCGTCGTGTCCCACCAGTCGTCAAGCAAGTGTCTGCCCAAGCCATCTCCGCTGCTCAGATAGCACCCATTGTGGCACGTGCGTTGGCCTCTGAGGTTCGACGTGCTGGTGTTGTTGAAACCGCTTCTGGAATGGCTAAATCCGTCTACTCCAAGTACGAGCCTGCTGCTAAGGAGTTGTATGCAAACTATGAGCCAAAAGCAGAGCAGTGTGCCGTTTCAGCTTGGAAGAAGCTTAACCAGCTTCCTCTATTCCCAAGGCTGGCTCAAGTTGCTGTACCAACAGCTGCTTTCTGCTCTGAGAAGTACAATGATACTGTGGTTAAGGCTGCAGAGAAAGGGTACAGAGTCACATCGTACATGCCATTGGTTCCAACAGAGAGGATCTCAAAAATCTTCGCTGAGGAGAAAGCTGAGACCGAGCCTTTGGAGTTCCATCCACTTGATTGA
- the RAD9 gene encoding cell cycle checkpoint control protein family (RAD9; CONTAINS InterPro DOMAIN/s: Rad9 (InterPro:IPR007268), Cell cycle checkpoint, RAD9 (InterPro:IPR016552); Has 35333 Blast hits to 34131 proteins in 2444 species: Archae - 798; Bacteria - 22429; Metazoa - 974; Fungi - 991; Plants - 531; Viruses - 0; Other Eukaryotes - 9610 (source: NCBI BLink).) has product MELSISGNALKTLSRSIICLARVGNELVVQASPTQLALHTLNASRSAYQCITFQSSFFDVYTVSGPQAHFSVLLKAVCSVLRTPLASIDHMSVQLPDHDASKVKWTLQCYSGMKKTYWITCNVEPDIQHLSLDRGRFPSTLVMHPRNLSKLLGNFQSSLQEITIIATDQTSFPSDAASEIGGKAVEFRSYVDPTKDGDSLLHTQLWIDPSEEFLQYTHAGDPVDITFSLKELKAFLAFCEGCEADIHLFFEKAGEPILMAPKFGLGDGSSSSFDATLVLATMLVSQLQEGIPAEPPEAANSTGGHAAEQVGSRPQERSRQNASEHPSDHTRVWSELSAGTATKSVNGTEDRPQAQGQPDLDIHRIRNMEISKGGPVGDTAPAAPPKSQRPTQIDHAEGSRVRVQNQSFSQHHPSNWVDANEEEEDDDEGVEATPPHNEDY; this is encoded by the exons atggagTTGAGTATCAGTGGCAATGCGCTCAAGACCTTGTCTAGGTCTATAATCTGCCTCGCACGCGTCGGTAACGAGCTCGTTGTCCAAGCTTCGCCGACACAG CTGGCATTGCACACTTTGAATGCTTCACGTTCTGCCTATCAGTGTATCACATTTCAGTCAAGTTTCTTTGATGTATATACTGTTTCTGGTCCTCAAGCTCATTTCAGTGTACTTTTGAAG GCTGTTTGTTCTGTTCTTAGAACCCCTCTCGCGAGCATTGATCATATGAGTGTGCAGTTGCCAGATCATGATGCATCTAAGGTCAAATGGACTTTGCAGTGTTACAGTG GtatgaagaaaacatattgGATTACTTGCAATGTGGAACCAGATATACAGCATCTGTCCCTTGATAGGGGTAGATTTCCTAGTACCTTAGTCATGCATCCTCGAAATCTGAGCAAGTTGCTTGGAAACTTCCAGTCATCCCTCCAAGAGATTACAATTATTGCTACAGACCAAACTTCTTTCCCCTCTGATGCTGCAAGTGAAATAGGTGGAAAAGCTGTTGAGTTTCGGAGCTATGTGGATCCTACCAAAG ATGGTGACTCTTTGTTACATACACAGCTATGGATTGATCCATCAGAAGAATTTTTGCAGTATACTCACGCAGGTGATCCAGTTGACATCACATTTTCCTTGAAGGAACTAAAG GCATTTCTTGCATTCTGCGAGGGCTGTGAAGCCgatattcatctttttttcgAAAAAGCTGGCGA ACCAATACTGATGGCTCCAAAATTCGGTTTGGGTGATGGGTCAAGCTCCAGTTTTGATGCAACACTCGTTCTTGCGACAATGCTTGTGTCTCAACTTCAGGAAGGGATTCCGGCAGAACCTCCTGAAGCAGCAAACTCCACAGGTGGCCATGCTGCCGAGCAAGTAGGATCACGGCCTCAAGAACGGTCTAGGCAAAATGCCTCTGAGCACCCATCTGATCACACACGAGTATGGTCTGAACTTTCAG CAGGAACTGCCACTAAGAGCGTGAACGGTACTGAGGATAGGCCACAGGCTCAGGGACAACCAGACTTGGATATCCATAGAATTAGGAATATGGAAATATCAAAAGGCGGGCCAGTTGGAGATACTGCTCCTGCAGCTCCTCCTAAGTC CCAACGTCCCACACAGATAGATCATGCTGAAGGATCCCGAG TACGGGTACAGAACCAAAGTTTCTCCCAGCACCATCCTAGTAATTGGGTGGATGcaaatgaggaagaagaagatgacgacgAAGGTGTCGAGGCGACACCACCTCACAATGAAGATTATTAA
- the RAD9 gene encoding cell cycle checkpoint control protein family (RAD9; CONTAINS InterPro DOMAIN/s: Rad9 (InterPro:IPR007268), Cell cycle checkpoint, RAD9 (InterPro:IPR016552); Has 299 Blast hits to 299 proteins in 108 species: Archae - 0; Bacteria - 0; Metazoa - 174; Fungi - 56; Plants - 50; Viruses - 0; Other Eukaryotes - 19 (source: NCBI BLink).), which yields MELSISGNALKTLSRSIICLARVGNELVVQASPTQLALHTLNASRSAYQCITFQSSFFDVYTVSGPQAHFSVLLKAVCSVLRTPLASIDHMSVQLPDHDASKVKWTLQCYSGMKKTYWITCNVEPDIQHLSLDRGRFPSTLVMHPRNLSKLLGNFQSSLQEITIIATDQTSFPSDAASEIGGKAVEFRSYVDPTKDGDSLLHTQLWIDPSEEFLQYTHAGDPVDITFSLKELKAFLAFCEGCEADIHLFFEKAGEPILMAPKFGLGDGSSSSFDATLVLATMLVSQLQEGIPAEPPEAANSTGGHAAEQVGSRPQERSRQNASEHPSDHTRVWSELSGTATKSVNGTEDRPQAQGQPDLDIHRIRNMEISKGGPVGDTAPAAPPKSQRPTQIDHAEGSRVRVQNQSFSQHHPSNWVDANEEEEDDDEGVEATPPHNEDY from the exons atggagTTGAGTATCAGTGGCAATGCGCTCAAGACCTTGTCTAGGTCTATAATCTGCCTCGCACGCGTCGGTAACGAGCTCGTTGTCCAAGCTTCGCCGACACAG CTGGCATTGCACACTTTGAATGCTTCACGTTCTGCCTATCAGTGTATCACATTTCAGTCAAGTTTCTTTGATGTATATACTGTTTCTGGTCCTCAAGCTCATTTCAGTGTACTTTTGAAG GCTGTTTGTTCTGTTCTTAGAACCCCTCTCGCGAGCATTGATCATATGAGTGTGCAGTTGCCAGATCATGATGCATCTAAGGTCAAATGGACTTTGCAGTGTTACAGTG GtatgaagaaaacatattgGATTACTTGCAATGTGGAACCAGATATACAGCATCTGTCCCTTGATAGGGGTAGATTTCCTAGTACCTTAGTCATGCATCCTCGAAATCTGAGCAAGTTGCTTGGAAACTTCCAGTCATCCCTCCAAGAGATTACAATTATTGCTACAGACCAAACTTCTTTCCCCTCTGATGCTGCAAGTGAAATAGGTGGAAAAGCTGTTGAGTTTCGGAGCTATGTGGATCCTACCAAAG ATGGTGACTCTTTGTTACATACACAGCTATGGATTGATCCATCAGAAGAATTTTTGCAGTATACTCACGCAGGTGATCCAGTTGACATCACATTTTCCTTGAAGGAACTAAAG GCATTTCTTGCATTCTGCGAGGGCTGTGAAGCCgatattcatctttttttcgAAAAAGCTGGCGA ACCAATACTGATGGCTCCAAAATTCGGTTTGGGTGATGGGTCAAGCTCCAGTTTTGATGCAACACTCGTTCTTGCGACAATGCTTGTGTCTCAACTTCAGGAAGGGATTCCGGCAGAACCTCCTGAAGCAGCAAACTCCACAGGTGGCCATGCTGCCGAGCAAGTAGGATCACGGCCTCAAGAACGGTCTAGGCAAAATGCCTCTGAGCACCCATCTGATCACACACGAGTATGGTCTGAACTTTCAG GAACTGCCACTAAGAGCGTGAACGGTACTGAGGATAGGCCACAGGCTCAGGGACAACCAGACTTGGATATCCATAGAATTAGGAATATGGAAATATCAAAAGGCGGGCCAGTTGGAGATACTGCTCCTGCAGCTCCTCCTAAGTC CCAACGTCCCACACAGATAGATCATGCTGAAGGATCCCGAG TACGGGTACAGAACCAAAGTTTCTCCCAGCACCATCCTAGTAATTGGGTGGATGcaaatgaggaagaagaagatgacgacgAAGGTGTCGAGGCGACACCACCTCACAATGAAGATTATTAA